AGGGTCTTGCCGGGCGGTACCAGACAGCCGGCGGCAACGATCACTTCGTCCTCGACCACGGCGCCGTCCATGATGATGCAGCCCATACCGACAAGCACCCGGCTACCGATGGTGCAGCCATGCAGCAGCGCCTTGTGACCGACGGTCACGTCGTCGCCCAGAGTTAGTGGATAGCCTCCGGGGTTGTAATCACTGGCGTGGGTGATGTGCAGGACTGAACCGTCCTGGATACTGCACCGGTGGCCTATGCGAATTTTATGCATATCGCCACGCACCACGGTCATCGGCCAGATAGAAACGTCGTCCCCTGTTTCAACATCGCCAATCACCAGGGCACCTGGATCTACCCACGCCCGCTCCCCAAAATATGGCGTGATACCCTTGTGTGAACGTATATTCGTCATTACATAGTACCTGTTAAGAGTTTACCCGGAGGCTCGGGGTGCCTGTGGGGGATGCCCTTCCAAAACTGTGCGGAGCCGTGGATGGCGGAGCCCAAGCGTCACATGGCTGTGCCGCAAGGAGCGTGTTTTGGAAGGGCATCCCCCACAGGTACCTGCCCCGAGGTCTGATGAAACGAAACTACCTGAGAT
This sequence is a window from Marinobacter subterrani. Protein-coding genes within it:
- a CDS encoding gamma carbonic anhydrase family protein, yielding MTNIRSHKGITPYFGERAWVDPGALVIGDVETGDDVSIWPMTVVRGDMHKIRIGHRCSIQDGSVLHITHASDYNPGGYPLTLGDDVTVGHKALLHGCTIGSRVLVGMGCIIMDGAVVEDEVIVAAGCLVPPGKTLESGHLYVGSPCRKARALTDKERDFFKYTAANYVRLKDDYLSER